One Longimicrobium sp. DNA segment encodes these proteins:
- a CDS encoding AI-2E family transporter, whose translation MNEDSPRDKSVLTPDVDPTAQARPVEPDAPRPNLERTGRAIGNPRTRSIGVTTLTVLAVLYTLYFARPFLLPLVFALLLSFLFGPVVRAMARLRIPPPFGSGLVVLALLGIVGLGGYELSGPVQSWAANAPQTLSAAQVKLRKLLRPLERASRTAEQVQSAAGAVGNGAAGERPREVVVRQTSLIARVFGTTQRFAASALEVIILLYFLLAGGDLFLQKLVKVLPTTGEKRKAVEIARMIESSVSTYLLTVAVVNVIEGAVVAVAMWLLGMPSPILWGALVAFFEFMPYLGALTMVLILGVTAITVFDSVGRALLVPAVFLIINVVQANFVSPIFVGHRLALNPVALLVGLTFFFWIWGIPGAFIAVPILATFKIFCDHIASLAAVGEFLGMRDEDERRSTVRGI comes from the coding sequence ATGAACGAAGACTCTCCGCGCGACAAGTCGGTGCTGACGCCCGACGTGGACCCCACCGCGCAGGCGCGCCCCGTGGAGCCCGACGCCCCGCGCCCGAATCTGGAGCGCACCGGGCGGGCGATCGGCAACCCGCGCACGCGCTCGATCGGCGTCACCACGCTGACGGTGCTGGCGGTGCTCTACACGCTGTACTTCGCGCGCCCCTTCCTGCTTCCCCTGGTGTTCGCGCTCCTGCTCAGCTTCCTGTTCGGGCCGGTGGTGCGGGCGATGGCGCGCCTGCGCATCCCGCCGCCGTTCGGCTCGGGGCTGGTGGTGCTGGCGCTGCTGGGGATCGTGGGGCTGGGCGGGTACGAGCTTTCGGGGCCGGTGCAGAGCTGGGCGGCCAACGCACCGCAGACGCTCTCGGCGGCGCAGGTGAAGCTGCGCAAGCTGCTGCGCCCGCTGGAGCGTGCCAGCCGTACCGCCGAGCAGGTGCAGAGCGCGGCGGGCGCGGTGGGCAACGGCGCGGCGGGCGAGCGGCCGCGCGAGGTGGTGGTCCGGCAGACCAGCCTGATCGCGCGCGTGTTCGGCACCACGCAGCGCTTCGCGGCCAGCGCGCTTGAGGTCATCATCCTCCTGTACTTCCTGCTGGCCGGCGGCGACCTGTTCCTGCAGAAGCTGGTGAAGGTGCTGCCGACGACGGGCGAGAAGCGCAAGGCGGTGGAGATCGCGCGGATGATCGAATCGTCCGTCAGCACCTACCTGCTGACGGTGGCGGTGGTGAACGTGATCGAGGGCGCCGTGGTGGCCGTGGCGATGTGGCTGCTGGGGATGCCGAGCCCCATCCTGTGGGGCGCGCTGGTGGCCTTCTTCGAGTTCATGCCGTACCTGGGCGCGCTGACGATGGTGCTGATCCTGGGCGTGACCGCCATCACCGTGTTCGACAGCGTGGGGCGCGCGCTGCTGGTGCCGGCGGTGTTCCTGATCATCAACGTGGTGCAGGCCAACTTCGTGAGTCCCATCTTCGTGGGCCACCGCCTGGCGCTGAACCCCGTCGCCCTGCTGGTGGGCCTCACCTTCTTCTTCTGGATCTGGGGGATTCCGGGCGCTTTCATCGCCGTCCCCATCCTGGCCACCTTCAAGATCTTCTGCGACCACATCGCCTCGCTCGCGGCCGTCGGCGAGTTCCTGGGGATGCGCGACGAGGACGAGCGGCGGTCGACGGTGCGGGGGATCTGA
- a CDS encoding WGxxGxxG family protein — translation MRQRARSRWWQAGVMALGMAVLSPHALRAQTDTTVTQTVQHEDEDHDFPWGLLGLLGLLGLLPKRKKDVHVHETRETYTAPPRDPIPPRDRVDPNPPPPRV, via the coding sequence ATGCGTCAGCGAGCCCGTTCCAGGTGGTGGCAGGCCGGAGTGATGGCGCTGGGGATGGCGGTGCTGTCTCCGCACGCGCTCCGGGCGCAGACCGACACGACGGTGACCCAGACGGTGCAGCACGAGGACGAGGACCACGACTTCCCGTGGGGGCTGCTCGGCCTGCTGGGCCTTCTGGGCCTGCTGCCCAAGCGGAAGAAGGACGTGCACGTGCACGAGACGCGGGAAACGTACACGGCCCCGCCGCGCGACCCCATCCCGCCGCGCGACCGCGTCGACCCCAACCCGCCGCCGCCGCGGGTCTGA